A part of Agromyces protaetiae genomic DNA contains:
- a CDS encoding acyltransferase, giving the protein MNPVDLLNGAQRARDALFTRLAAPGFAHFGKGSRILLPTRLSGTEHMSVGDKVLIGAQSWLIVPEQREPGPNIVLHDRVRMNQTSISAVARVELEEAVAIARGCYISDHSHGFDDPDLPIRDQPLGRVAPVLIKRGAWLGQNVVVLPGVTIGRGAVIGAGSVVRSDIPDRTVAAGAPARILRELP; this is encoded by the coding sequence ATGAACCCGGTCGACCTCCTGAACGGCGCGCAGCGCGCCCGCGACGCCCTGTTCACGCGCCTCGCGGCACCCGGCTTCGCGCACTTCGGAAAGGGCTCGCGCATCCTCTTGCCGACACGGCTCTCGGGCACCGAGCACATGAGCGTCGGCGACAAGGTGCTCATCGGAGCGCAGTCGTGGCTCATCGTGCCCGAGCAGCGCGAGCCCGGGCCGAACATCGTCCTCCACGACCGCGTGCGCATGAATCAGACCTCGATCTCGGCCGTCGCGCGCGTCGAGCTCGAAGAGGCCGTCGCGATCGCCCGCGGCTGCTACATCTCCGACCACTCGCACGGGTTCGACGATCCCGACCTCCCCATCCGCGACCAGCCGCTCGGCCGCGTCGCGCCCGTCCTCATCAAACGGGGCGCGTGGCTCGGGCAGAACGTCGTCGTGCTGCCGGGCGTCACGATCGGACGCGGAGCGGTCATCGGCGCGGGCAGCGTCGTGCGCAGCGACATCCCCGACCGCACCGTCGCCGCGGGCGCGCCCGCGCGAATCCTCAGGGAGCTGCCATGA
- a CDS encoding glycosyltransferase: MSRAEAPSTHPTPTSAGAAGDYVFTFSYESYADASKRGMMRPPDRLVSRLMTSPDVRRLLIADPFRSSRTRWGRAILDIGNNAPVDDRIRHVAPERLEKADPTDLAEIEATYRAYESAVRAAADTAGLVRPRFITANPLVGGFSALDWAGPALYYGRDDWLSSPARKRYWPAYEEAYRRIAASGRAVAAVSEEIIERIAPTGPHAVVPNGIDPDEWLGPQPEPPSWFAKIPGPRAVYVGTLDSRLDTEGLSRLATSRPDLHIVLVGPRPDRSYLAELRTHPNVHVHRDVKRRAISAILRNAELTLLAHRRTPLTEAMSPLKLYEYLAAGRAVLATDLRPVRGLGDRVLVADSVSDFADLVDPALALGIESEPRRRAFVDENAWSARHERILALLRT, translated from the coding sequence ATGAGCCGGGCCGAGGCGCCTTCGACCCACCCGACCCCGACGAGTGCGGGCGCCGCCGGGGACTACGTCTTCACGTTTTCGTACGAGTCGTACGCCGACGCGAGCAAGCGCGGCATGATGCGCCCGCCCGACCGGCTCGTGAGCCGCCTCATGACGAGCCCCGACGTGCGGCGGCTGCTCATCGCCGACCCGTTCCGGTCGTCGCGGACGAGATGGGGGCGGGCCATCCTCGACATCGGCAACAACGCGCCCGTCGACGACCGGATCCGCCACGTCGCGCCCGAGCGTCTCGAGAAGGCCGACCCGACCGACCTCGCCGAGATCGAGGCGACCTACCGCGCGTACGAGTCGGCGGTGCGGGCCGCGGCCGACACGGCCGGGCTCGTCCGCCCCCGTTTCATCACCGCGAACCCCCTCGTCGGCGGCTTCAGCGCGCTCGACTGGGCCGGCCCGGCGCTCTACTACGGGCGCGACGACTGGCTGAGTTCGCCCGCGCGCAAGCGCTACTGGCCCGCCTACGAAGAGGCCTACCGGCGCATCGCCGCGAGCGGCCGCGCGGTCGCCGCGGTCTCCGAGGAGATCATCGAGCGCATCGCACCGACCGGCCCGCACGCCGTCGTGCCGAACGGCATCGACCCCGACGAGTGGCTCGGCCCGCAGCCCGAGCCTCCGTCGTGGTTCGCGAAGATCCCCGGCCCGCGCGCGGTCTACGTCGGCACCCTCGACTCGCGGCTCGACACCGAGGGCCTCTCACGCCTCGCGACGAGCCGCCCCGACCTCCACATCGTGCTCGTCGGCCCGCGCCCCGACCGCTCGTACCTCGCGGAGCTCCGAACCCACCCGAACGTCCACGTGCACCGCGACGTCAAGCGCCGCGCGATCTCCGCGATCCTGCGCAACGCCGAGCTCACCCTCCTGGCGCACCGCCGCACGCCCCTCACCGAGGCGATGAGCCCGCTGAAGCTCTACGAGTACCTCGCCGCAGGCCGGGCCGTCCTCGCGACCGACCTGCGTCCGGTGCGGGGCCTCGGCGACCGCGTGCTCGTCGCCGACTCGGTCTCCGACTTCGCCGATCTCGTCGACCCGGCGCTCGCGCTCGGGATCGAGTCCGAACCCCGACGCCGCGCCTTCGTCGACGAGAACGCGTGGTCCGCCCGGCACGAGCGCATCCTCGCCCTCCTCCGCACCTGA
- a CDS encoding glycosyltransferase encodes MPARGTATDDILLVCSGGGHLRQLAGFVDRMSIPIERQFWVTFDNQLSRSILSGRRVLHMPFIGPRDLRHFSEALWHSPGVFRERRFAEAISTGSSPAVAFLPQAAVRGIPSYYIESAARADGPSLTGKLLARIRPIRTFTQYPSWADGRWRFRGSIFDEFEPFGRPQAARTPRTAVVTVGTQEGYPFERMLLAVKPLVADFDEVLWQTGDADVSRLGIDGVASLPHDDLAHAIEHADVVISHAGVGSALTALRAGKHPILVPREAAHGEHVDDHQVQIARELERRGLATLRAVDRLAYIDLETAAGRSVGTTTPPPFELHDPAGVH; translated from the coding sequence ATGCCCGCACGCGGAACCGCGACCGACGACATCCTGCTCGTGTGCTCGGGCGGCGGGCACCTCCGACAGCTCGCGGGGTTCGTCGACCGCATGAGCATCCCGATCGAGCGGCAATTCTGGGTGACGTTCGACAACCAGCTCAGCCGGTCCATCCTCTCGGGCCGCCGCGTGCTGCACATGCCGTTCATCGGGCCACGCGACCTCCGCCACTTCTCCGAAGCGCTCTGGCACTCTCCCGGCGTGTTCCGCGAGCGGCGATTCGCCGAGGCGATCAGCACGGGGTCGAGCCCGGCTGTCGCCTTCCTCCCGCAGGCGGCGGTGCGAGGCATCCCGTCGTACTACATCGAGAGCGCCGCCCGGGCGGACGGGCCATCGCTGACGGGCAAGCTCCTTGCCCGGATCCGCCCGATCCGGACGTTCACGCAGTACCCGTCGTGGGCCGACGGGCGGTGGCGGTTCCGCGGGTCGATCTTCGACGAGTTCGAGCCGTTCGGACGGCCGCAGGCCGCGCGCACGCCGCGCACGGCCGTCGTCACGGTCGGCACGCAGGAGGGGTATCCGTTCGAGCGGATGCTGCTGGCGGTGAAGCCGCTCGTCGCGGACTTCGACGAGGTGCTGTGGCAGACGGGCGATGCGGATGTCTCGCGGCTCGGCATCGACGGCGTCGCGAGCCTGCCCCACGACGACCTGGCGCACGCGATCGAGCATGCCGACGTCGTGATCTCGCACGCGGGCGTCGGATCGGCGCTCACCGCGCTGCGCGCGGGCAAGCATCCGATCCTCGTCCCTCGCGAGGCCGCGCACGGCGAGCACGTCGACGACCACCAGGTGCAGATCGCCCGCGAGCTCGAGCGTCGGGGCCTTGCCACCCTCAGAGCGGTCGATAGACTTGCATACATCGACCTCGAGACGGCAGCCGGCCGTTCGGTCGGGACGACGACGCCGCCGCCATTCGAGCTACACGACCCCGCGGGAGTGCATTGA
- a CDS encoding lipopolysaccharide biosynthesis protein — MSQAQNLAQRATRGVVYTMGGLWGRALLQTISTVVLARLLTPADFGLIAMVGAVMGVAELVRDFGMTGAIIQAQNLSDQVWKSLLWLSAGIGAVLGVIIALCAPLISLLYNEPRLAGVTILMAPGVFLSSLVMPLQAKATKELRFGMLATLDISTMAVGVVAGIVTALAGWGFWALVAMAGAQFFLRLIALWAIVRPKWGPPKIVREAWSLLGTGGSIFGAELLGYAEKNLDNVIIGAQLGPAALGQYSRAYALFLLPLQQMNGPLGRVALPVLSTLRAEPDRYRRYIRTAALAIGYLTLPTYAVAAGVAGPLVLLLLGPNWSTAATLFALLCIAGFGQAIGRLRTWVYISLGHSHRQFVYDLFARPLVIAGYFFGIWWGGLEGLVITYGTLTLLLLVPGFAWAIKGTFVRGSDIAAPLVRPAIMALIAFGASYGMSHLLVPTLAIFDILIGAGFALLFIAPLFLIPGYRADLRALWSFVERLRGSKRGARGRAARRRMSRPRPRRRVLRRMPRGGRPSTASASPPATSSTSRTPSPSATRPAAASRSRPRSSPRRSPKPRPTNPSSAKRKATSTASSADAAPPR, encoded by the coding sequence ATGAGCCAGGCGCAGAACCTCGCGCAGCGGGCGACGCGCGGCGTCGTCTACACGATGGGCGGACTGTGGGGTCGGGCGCTCCTGCAGACGATCTCGACCGTCGTGCTCGCCCGGCTCCTCACGCCCGCGGACTTCGGCCTCATCGCGATGGTGGGCGCCGTGATGGGCGTCGCCGAGCTCGTGCGCGACTTCGGCATGACGGGCGCGATCATCCAGGCGCAGAACCTCTCGGATCAGGTGTGGAAGAGCCTCCTGTGGCTCTCGGCGGGCATCGGCGCCGTCCTCGGCGTCATCATCGCCCTGTGCGCGCCGCTCATCTCGCTCCTCTACAACGAGCCGCGACTCGCGGGCGTCACGATCCTGATGGCGCCGGGCGTGTTCCTCTCGAGCCTCGTCATGCCGTTGCAGGCGAAGGCGACGAAAGAGCTGCGCTTCGGCATGCTCGCGACCCTCGACATCTCGACCATGGCGGTCGGCGTCGTCGCGGGCATCGTGACGGCGCTCGCCGGGTGGGGGTTCTGGGCGCTCGTCGCGATGGCGGGTGCGCAGTTCTTCCTGCGGCTCATCGCGCTGTGGGCGATCGTGCGGCCGAAGTGGGGGCCGCCGAAGATCGTGCGCGAGGCGTGGAGCCTGCTCGGCACAGGCGGCAGCATCTTCGGCGCCGAGCTCCTCGGCTATGCCGAGAAGAACCTCGACAACGTCATCATCGGCGCCCAGCTCGGCCCCGCCGCCCTCGGCCAGTACTCGCGCGCGTACGCGCTGTTCCTCCTGCCGCTGCAGCAGATGAACGGGCCGCTCGGCCGCGTCGCCCTGCCCGTGCTGTCGACGCTTCGCGCCGAACCCGACCGGTATCGCCGGTACATCCGGACCGCCGCGCTCGCGATCGGCTACCTGACCCTGCCCACCTACGCGGTCGCCGCGGGTGTCGCGGGCCCGCTCGTGCTGCTGCTGCTCGGTCCGAACTGGTCGACGGCCGCGACGCTCTTCGCCCTGCTCTGCATCGCGGGCTTCGGGCAGGCGATCGGCCGGCTCCGCACGTGGGTGTACATCTCGCTCGGCCACTCGCACCGGCAGTTCGTGTACGACCTGTTCGCGCGCCCCCTCGTCATCGCGGGCTACTTCTTCGGCATCTGGTGGGGCGGGCTCGAGGGACTCGTCATCACGTACGGCACGCTGACGCTCCTCCTGCTCGTGCCGGGGTTCGCTTGGGCGATCAAGGGCACCTTCGTGCGCGGCTCGGACATCGCCGCCCCGCTCGTGCGCCCCGCGATCATGGCGCTCATCGCGTTCGGGGCGTCCTACGGCATGTCGCACCTCCTCGTGCCGACGCTCGCGATCTTCGACATCCTCATCGGCGCGGGCTTCGCGCTGCTCTTCATCGCGCCGCTCTTCCTGATCCCCGGCTACCGGGCCGACCTCCGCGCGCTGTGGTCGTTCGTCGAGCGGCTCCGCGGGAGCAAGCGCGGTGCGCGGGGGAGGGCGGCCAGGCGGCGGATGTCTCGGCCGCGGCCTCGTCGACGGGTGCTTCGACGGATGCCTCGGGGCGGGCGACCGTCGACGGCGTCGGCCTCCCCGCCGGCGACCTCGTCGACGTCGAGAACCCCGAGCCCATCCGCGACCCGTCCCGCGGCGGCCTCCCGCTCACGACCCCGTTCGAGCCCGAGACGTTCTCCGAAGCCGCGGCCGACGAACCCGTCGTCCGCGAAGAGGAAGGCTACCTCGACCGCGAGCAGCGCTGACGCCGCGCCCCCGCGGTAG
- a CDS encoding glycosyltransferase — translation MSDAFTVVVPAHDEEALIDAALRNLLDGDGDGARVVVVANGCSDATAAKARGHGERVEVIELDVPSKIAALNAGLARAECFPVVFVDADVTVSGRTLDELVARVEADPGVLAAAPALSVRPSPSWWVRQYYRVWALTDYRADAHVGSGVYLLTRGGADRLGSFPDLIADDLYVRQLFAPAERLAAADLRFEVDAPRSIRSLVARNARIAAGNRQLAMRYPDLAAAPAARGARSLAGRVWRHPSLWPGFAVYTAVYLAAHRRAERMLASASANASASAHAETAAIAWNRDETTRRAGA, via the coding sequence GTGAGCGACGCGTTCACGGTCGTCGTCCCCGCCCACGACGAGGAGGCGCTCATCGACGCAGCGCTCCGGAACCTCCTCGACGGCGACGGCGACGGGGCGCGGGTCGTCGTCGTCGCGAACGGGTGCAGCGATGCGACGGCCGCGAAGGCGCGCGGCCACGGGGAGCGGGTCGAGGTGATCGAGCTGGATGTCCCGTCGAAGATCGCCGCCCTCAACGCGGGCCTCGCGAGGGCGGAGTGCTTCCCGGTCGTGTTCGTCGACGCCGACGTCACGGTGTCGGGTCGCACGCTCGACGAGCTCGTCGCGCGCGTCGAGGCCGATCCAGGCGTGCTCGCCGCAGCGCCGGCACTGTCGGTGCGGCCGTCGCCGTCGTGGTGGGTGCGCCAGTACTACCGGGTGTGGGCGCTCACCGACTACCGCGCCGACGCCCACGTCGGATCGGGCGTGTACCTGCTGACGCGCGGCGGCGCAGACCGCCTCGGCTCCTTCCCCGACCTCATCGCCGACGACCTCTATGTCCGCCAGCTCTTCGCCCCCGCCGAGCGGCTCGCCGCGGCCGACCTGCGGTTCGAGGTCGACGCGCCACGGAGCATCCGCTCGCTCGTCGCGCGCAACGCGCGCATCGCGGCCGGGAACCGGCAGCTGGCCATGCGGTATCCCGACCTCGCGGCGGCACCGGCCGCGCGGGGCGCGCGGTCGCTCGCGGGGCGCGTGTGGAGGCATCCGTCGCTCTGGCCCGGGTTCGCCGTCTACACGGCCGTCTACCTCGCCGCGCATCGGCGAGCCGAGCGGATGCTCGCGAGCGCGAGCGCGAACGCGAGCGCGAGCGCCCACGCCGAGACCGCCGCGATCGCGTGGAACCGCGACGAGACGACGAGACGGGCGGGCGCATGA
- a CDS encoding O-antigen ligase family protein, translating to MSDATNPPYSSYSSDDEDESPWGAPAGDERDESPWAHRASDEERDPNESPWGLATIGALVATGISVLGVVFLDPLVFGGVLIAVAGLYVFHRVVLSWTAMLFVLVGVVLFIPIRRYALPIPVGFALEPYRVVIAGLLVALILAFFLRDTRERKPVVWGWPIAIFLWTMLASLLFNVTPLVESGLFGPGFGNLFQLSFLLSVVFVTRQLLSTERITMIVLNVIVLGGAFIGFFAFLERFTRENIFLLLGNFLPLQLLRDDAESLRAGGNRAFGSAQHPIALAVLFCMIIPLAVYLMKYSPWPRFEQTRRILYIGAIGIMLVGMLAAVSRTGVVTLGAMFLFVLVMRPKLGGILAAIGAPIALVVGLVLPQLFESMVLSLLDIDSLVASQYASVGMAGQGRLADLPGAFDEFSQAPLAGTGLGSRIVVGENANAQILDNQWLGTLLETGVVGIIGLIALLVWPIITMVRFMFRSDVDPKWTNLVFAIATASVGYTAAMFFYDAFAFMQTLLLLAILYAIAAWAMTGAGAPPEIVPTRRGRRRRRRRAAERRAAFLASRRGPKAGAEDSAKAGVASASGSGDAGGANGPDASSPSPTDAVSPKAMGAEGSPA from the coding sequence ATGTCCGACGCGACGAACCCGCCCTATTCGTCGTACTCGTCCGACGACGAGGACGAGTCGCCGTGGGGCGCGCCGGCGGGCGATGAGCGCGACGAGTCGCCCTGGGCGCACCGGGCGAGCGACGAGGAGCGCGATCCGAACGAGTCTCCGTGGGGACTCGCGACGATCGGCGCGCTCGTTGCGACCGGCATCAGCGTCCTCGGGGTCGTCTTCCTCGATCCGCTCGTGTTCGGCGGTGTCCTCATCGCCGTCGCGGGCCTCTACGTCTTCCACCGCGTGGTGCTCAGCTGGACGGCCATGCTGTTCGTCCTCGTGGGCGTCGTCCTGTTCATCCCGATCCGCCGCTACGCATTGCCGATCCCGGTCGGGTTCGCGCTCGAGCCCTACCGGGTGGTGATCGCGGGGCTCCTGGTCGCGCTCATCCTCGCGTTCTTCCTGCGCGACACGCGAGAGCGCAAGCCCGTCGTCTGGGGATGGCCGATCGCGATCTTCCTGTGGACGATGCTCGCGTCGCTCCTCTTCAACGTCACTCCGCTCGTCGAGAGCGGACTGTTCGGCCCCGGGTTCGGCAACCTCTTCCAGCTCTCGTTCCTCTTGTCGGTCGTGTTCGTCACACGGCAGCTGCTGTCGACCGAGCGCATCACGATGATCGTGCTCAACGTCATCGTGCTGGGCGGCGCGTTCATCGGATTCTTCGCCTTCCTCGAGCGGTTCACGCGCGAGAACATCTTCCTGCTGCTCGGCAACTTCCTGCCGCTGCAGCTCTTGCGCGACGACGCCGAGTCGTTGCGGGCGGGCGGCAACCGGGCGTTCGGCTCGGCGCAGCATCCGATCGCGCTCGCCGTGCTGTTCTGCATGATCATCCCGCTCGCGGTGTACCTCATGAAGTACAGCCCGTGGCCGCGATTCGAGCAGACCCGGCGCATCCTCTACATCGGCGCCATCGGCATCATGCTCGTCGGCATGCTCGCGGCCGTGTCGCGCACGGGCGTCGTCACACTCGGCGCGATGTTCCTCTTCGTCCTCGTCATGAGACCGAAGCTCGGCGGCATCCTCGCGGCGATCGGCGCGCCCATCGCGCTCGTCGTCGGACTCGTGCTGCCCCAGTTGTTCGAGTCGATGGTGCTCTCCCTCCTCGACATCGACAGCCTCGTGGCGTCGCAGTACGCGAGCGTCGGCATGGCGGGGCAGGGGCGTCTGGCCGATCTGCCCGGAGCGTTCGACGAGTTCAGCCAGGCTCCGCTCGCGGGTACCGGACTCGGCAGCCGGATCGTCGTCGGCGAGAACGCGAACGCGCAGATCCTCGACAATCAGTGGCTCGGCACGCTCCTCGAGACGGGCGTGGTCGGCATCATCGGGCTCATCGCACTCCTCGTGTGGCCGATCATCACGATGGTGCGGTTCATGTTCCGCTCCGATGTCGACCCCAAGTGGACCAACCTCGTGTTCGCGATCGCGACGGCGAGCGTCGGGTACACGGCGGCGATGTTCTTCTACGACGCATTCGCGTTCATGCAGACCCTCCTGCTGCTCGCCATCCTCTACGCGATCGCGGCGTGGGCGATGACCGGCGCCGGCGCTCCGCCCGAGATCGTCCCGACGAGGCGCGGCCGACGGCGTCGTCGGCGGCGGGCCGCGGAGCGGCGGGCGGCGTTCCTCGCGTCGCGGAGGGGCCCGAAGGCGGGCGCGGAGGACTCCGCGAAGGCGGGCGTCGCGAGCGCGAGCGGCTCGGGCGACGCCGGCGGTGCGAACGGCCCGGATGCCTCGTCGCCGTCGCCGACCGACGCGGTCTCCCCGAAGGCGATGGGCGCCGAAGGGAGCCCGGCGTGA
- a CDS encoding glycosyltransferase family 2 protein — protein sequence MPRTSRPAPRDGGTVTIAVCTRNRPELLRSALAAIREHSGSVELLVVDSASTTDETRAVAREADARYVRAERPGLSIARNIALREASGGLIVFTDDDCRTEPGYLAPLVAAFDDDTVHAATGRLHDTHDPLPAPAPPILLTDVLDGLDAGHGALMAFRTDAFASLGGFDPVLGAGRRFGGAEDLDALCRVLASGGLVAKVGASIVTHVYTRDDADYVVLNENYGRGIGAMIAKWLRENPAAGRALRRRVVRRALRRLARRVTDARYRRGQAAYLRGILTGYREARGLPLDGPVFRDEHPPDPVPTPIAIDGTETG from the coding sequence ATGCCGAGGACGAGCCGACCGGCACCGCGCGACGGCGGAACGGTCACGATCGCCGTCTGCACGCGCAACCGACCCGAACTGCTCCGCTCCGCGCTCGCCGCCATCCGCGAGCACTCCGGCTCCGTCGAACTCCTCGTCGTGGACTCCGCCTCCACGACCGACGAGACCCGCGCCGTCGCACGGGAGGCCGACGCGCGGTATGTCCGCGCCGAACGGCCCGGCCTCTCGATCGCGAGGAACATCGCGCTGCGCGAGGCATCCGGCGGCCTCATCGTCTTCACCGACGACGACTGCCGCACCGAACCCGGCTATCTCGCGCCCCTCGTCGCCGCGTTCGACGACGACACGGTCCACGCGGCCACGGGCAGGCTCCACGACACGCACGACCCGCTCCCGGCGCCCGCGCCGCCGATTCTGCTCACCGACGTGCTCGACGGGCTCGACGCGGGGCACGGCGCGCTCATGGCGTTCCGCACCGACGCGTTCGCCTCGCTCGGCGGGTTCGACCCCGTGCTCGGCGCCGGACGCCGCTTCGGCGGCGCGGAGGACCTCGACGCCCTGTGCCGCGTCCTCGCGTCGGGCGGCCTCGTCGCGAAGGTCGGCGCGTCGATCGTCACGCACGTGTACACGCGCGACGACGCCGACTACGTCGTCCTGAACGAGAACTACGGCCGCGGGATCGGCGCGATGATCGCGAAGTGGCTGCGCGAGAACCCGGCCGCAGGCCGCGCGCTCCGCCGCCGCGTCGTGCGCCGGGCGCTCCGCCGCCTCGCGCGGCGGGTGACCGATGCGCGGTACCGCCGCGGGCAGGCGGCGTACCTCAGAGGCATCCTCACGGGCTACCGCGAAGCGCGCGGGCTGCCGCTCGACGGTCCGGTCTTCCGCGACGAGCACCCGCCCGACCCCGTGCCGACGCCCATCGCGATCGACGGAACGGAGACGGGATGA
- a CDS encoding acyltransferase, translating to MSGTDGKLGGLARSLLDPRTYAHAFRLLHFASYSHVQQVRRLNRGANVSFAPNVSFRNAERITIGAGSHIGEHSVIWAGNSTGRIVFGEKCLLAPNVTITASNYGTEPGTPVMDQPKIEEDIVIGDDVWLGANTVVLAGVTIGDGAVVAAGAVVTKDVPAGAIVGGVPARVIGQRGTKGGEPAS from the coding sequence ATGAGCGGCACCGACGGCAAGCTCGGCGGCCTCGCCCGGTCGCTCCTCGACCCGCGCACATACGCGCATGCGTTCCGCCTGCTGCACTTCGCGTCGTACTCGCACGTGCAGCAGGTGCGCAGGCTGAACCGCGGCGCGAACGTGTCGTTCGCCCCGAACGTGTCGTTCCGGAACGCCGAGCGCATCACGATCGGCGCGGGCTCGCACATCGGCGAACACAGCGTCATCTGGGCCGGCAACTCGACGGGGCGGATCGTCTTCGGCGAGAAGTGCCTGCTCGCGCCGAACGTGACGATCACGGCGTCGAACTACGGCACCGAGCCCGGGACGCCCGTCATGGATCAGCCCAAGATCGAGGAAGACATCGTCATCGGCGACGACGTGTGGCTCGGCGCCAACACGGTCGTCCTCGCGGGCGTCACGATCGGCGACGGCGCGGTCGTCGCGGCGGGAGCCGTCGTGACGAAGGATGTCCCGGCGGGCGCCATCGTCGGCGGCGTGCCCGCGCGGGTCATCGGGCAGCGCGGAACGAAGGGCGGTGAGCCCGCCTCATGA
- a CDS encoding glycosyltransferase family 2 protein: MSEARPATRPDLSVVIVNYNTAEETTECVTTLLATTAAALDVVVVDNGSRDDSVGMLRRTHPGIRVIEAGENLGFAAGVNVGVEASVAPRVLLLNPDTVILDGAIDALLAFARAHPEHRLYGGRTLRPDGSTDPSSCWGEMTLWSLTSFALGLTTAFKRSRVFDPESLGRWERDSVREVPIITGCLLLVSRADWDALGGMDERFFLYGEDAEFSARARAAGLRPVIVPDAVIVHAVGGSTAAEGTSNGRKMSMVMAGKATVLRTTWPPARARAGVFLLEAGAYTRALLETVRGRRPGTWRVVWSRRREWRDGYPSAKAALFPASERSASTLAKTEDFGKNPH; encoded by the coding sequence ATGAGCGAAGCCCGACCCGCGACCCGACCCGACCTGTCCGTCGTCATCGTGAACTACAACACCGCCGAGGAGACCACCGAGTGCGTGACGACGCTTCTCGCGACGACGGCGGCCGCGCTCGACGTCGTCGTCGTCGACAACGGCTCGCGCGACGACAGTGTCGGGATGCTCCGGCGCACCCACCCGGGCATCCGCGTGATCGAGGCGGGCGAGAACCTCGGCTTCGCCGCCGGGGTCAACGTCGGCGTCGAAGCATCCGTCGCCCCGCGCGTGCTGCTCCTGAACCCCGACACCGTCATCCTCGACGGGGCGATCGACGCGCTCCTCGCGTTCGCGCGGGCGCATCCCGAGCACCGGCTCTACGGCGGCCGCACGCTCCGACCCGACGGATCGACCGACCCGAGCTCGTGCTGGGGCGAGATGACGCTCTGGTCGCTCACGTCGTTCGCGCTCGGGCTCACGACGGCGTTCAAGCGCTCGCGCGTCTTCGACCCCGAGTCGCTCGGGCGGTGGGAGCGCGATTCGGTGCGCGAGGTGCCGATCATCACGGGATGTCTCCTCCTCGTCTCGCGGGCAGACTGGGACGCGCTCGGCGGCATGGACGAGCGGTTCTTCCTCTACGGCGAGGACGCCGAGTTCTCGGCGCGAGCGCGAGCCGCTGGGCTTCGCCCCGTCATCGTGCCGGATGCCGTGATCGTGCACGCCGTAGGCGGGTCGACGGCGGCCGAAGGCACGTCGAACGGGCGCAAGATGAGCATGGTCATGGCCGGGAAGGCGACCGTCCTGCGGACGACGTGGCCGCCCGCGCGGGCCCGCGCGGGCGTCTTCCTGCTCGAGGCGGGTGCGTACACGCGAGCCCTGCTCGAGACGGTCCGCGGCCGGAGGCCCGGCACGTGGCGGGTCGTCTGGAGTCGGCGCCGCGAATGGCGCGACGGCTATCCGTCGGCGAAGGCGGCGCTCTTCCCCGCCTCGGAGCGCTCCGCCTCGACCCTCGCGAAAACTGAGGATTTCGGCAAGAATCCCCACTGA